The following are encoded in a window of Ferribacterium limneticum genomic DNA:
- a CDS encoding lytic transglycosylase domain-containing protein — MRLNSALFCLAITALAPLPAQAVGGIFGFVDDDGVEHLSNIPDDKRYRLVLADRIEPARTALRAPRGVLALPYGQRPFHDSVMRASSDTGVDAKLLHAVITVESGYNQGAVSPKGATGLMQLLPGTAKRYGTVNLLDPGENIRAGARYLRDLLALFDNNLELALAAYNAGENAVIRHGRRLPPYAETRRYVPLVVAHYRRMQGN; from the coding sequence ATGCGCCTCAACTCAGCCCTCTTCTGCCTTGCCATTACCGCGCTTGCTCCGCTGCCGGCGCAGGCGGTCGGCGGCATTTTTGGCTTTGTCGACGACGATGGTGTCGAGCACCTGAGCAACATCCCGGACGACAAGCGCTACCGGCTGGTGCTGGCCGACCGTATCGAACCGGCCCGCACCGCCTTGCGGGCACCACGCGGCGTACTCGCCCTGCCCTACGGCCAGCGACCGTTTCACGATTCGGTCATGCGCGCCAGCAGCGATACCGGCGTCGACGCCAAGCTGCTGCATGCGGTGATCACGGTCGAATCGGGCTATAACCAGGGTGCCGTTTCACCGAAGGGGGCAACCGGCCTGATGCAGTTGCTGCCTGGCACAGCCAAACGCTACGGCACCGTAAATCTGCTCGACCCCGGCGAAAACATCCGCGCCGGTGCCCGCTACCTGCGCGATCTGCTCGCCCTGTTCGACAATAATCTCGAACTCGCGCTGGCCGCCTACAACGCCGGCGAAAACGCCGTCATCCGCCATGGTCGCCGTCTGCCGCCCTACGCCGAAACCCGGCGCTACGTGCCGCTGGTCGTCGCGCATTACCGTCGGATGCAGGGAAACTGA